The Sulfurimonas sp. HSL-1716 sequence CGCCATCGCCCTGAATGTATCGTTATGACCTTCTATACCGCTTAGGTTTTTGTTCATCGATTGTGAGACTTCAAGATCGACTGAGGGATAGTAAGGTGCTTTTTTCTCTTTGTAAGTCGCCTGTGCCAGTTTTATATTGTATTTTGCGACGAGAATCGAAGGGTTGTTTTGTATCGCTTTTTGTGCAGCGTCTTCCATTGAAGCTGGCAGTGCGACGTCAAGTTCCGGCTTTTGCATTTTGTCCGGGTCAAGATACCTTCCTAAAAATCTCTGCAGGACGAATTTGGCGTCCATAAGGCTGTTCTTTTGAACGACATAGTTGGCTTTTGCCAAAGAAAGAGAGGATTGAATCTTGTTGACCTCGGATAACGTGGTCAGACCGGAATCGTAGAGTTTTTGTACTTTTTTAAATATCTCGTCGGTTATTTTTACATTCTCTTTTGATGTTTGTAAAAGCTCTTTGTTCCTCATAAGTTCCAAATATGCACTGACCGTAGAAAATGAAACGGAGTTTACTTTTTCGATGTAGCTGTATGCTGCGGAAATCGTTCGGGCTTTTTGCTCTTGTAACTGATATGTCGTAGAAAAACCGTCGAAAATGTTCTGGGTCAGTGAAATGGAGTTTTCATAAACGGAGAAATTCGTATTTGCATCGGCAAGTCCCGGTCTGTCGTATTGGTCGTTTTTTTCCTTACCTATACCCAGTGAAAGATTGAGTTTGGGGTAATACCCGGATTTAACAACGGTAATGTCCTCTTTTGTGACATTGTAGTTTTTTGCCCGTTCTATGATATCGGGATTGGTCTGTATAACCTCTTGAAGCGTTGTTTTCAAGTCTTGAGCAAAAATCATACTTGATAATAAGGCAGATAACAGCAATGGTCTCTTCATCGAATTTCCTCTTTTATTTGTTTAAAATTTTGATCTATTTCTCTTAACTCTTTGTATTGCGAGGATATCTTCTCTAGCATGTTTTTTAGGATATTCCTTGAAGCTGTGCAGCCGATGATATCGAGAGTATCATCGTGTTTTTGCATATCGGAATGGCGCAAATTACCGTGGGGCTGACTGAATGCGTATTTTTGTCAACAGGCTTAGGCCTTTTCATTAATTTACCTTTTTAATAAATTATTTCCAACAGTATATCTTTTAATGCCTTATGCAATATTTATATCATAACAGTTGCGTTATAATTGCATAAAATGTGTATACGAAAAAAGGCGCTTTTCAATGTTATCATCAGATATAGATAGACTTTTAGACCAGAAAAACAGACTTCTGACGGAGATATATTTCGATCTTCAAAACCATTTCGAAGAGAAATATGGAAACGATACGGTAGTTTTTATGGAGATCGGTACTTTTTTCGAAGTCTATGAAATCAATAATGATGACGAACAGATAGGAAAAGCCAAAGAGATTGCAGAACTTTTAAATATTCAACTGACGAAAAAGAACAAATCGATAATAGAAAACTCTGCAAAAAACCCTCTTTTGGCAGGAGTACCTGCAGTCTCCTTTGAGAGGTATCTAAACCGTCTTATCCAAGAGCAGAAGTATACGGTGGTCGTCGTCAAACAGCGCGGAAAACCTCCGAAGATAAGCAGATATATCTCGCAGATCATCTCTCCGGGTACGAATTTTGACTACACGATAGATAACGACGACAATTATATAGTCTCGCTTTTGATCGACAAGCACAGAGATATCTACACGGTAGGGTACGGCGCCATCGATATAACGACGGGCAAGACCTGGTTATACGAAACGCATGGGAGCAGTGAAGACCCATCTTATGCGCTTGACGAGGTTTTTAATCTTTTAAATATTTACAAAACAAGCGAAGTTGTGCTCACGTTTTTAGACGGCGTGGACGATCAGCGTTCTGTTTTAAACTATCTTGAGATCCCGGAGCATTATCACTATACCGTAAACCATGATATTCCCCGTATCGATTATCAAAACGAACTGTTTGAAAAGGTTTATCAGATCCAGTCGCTTCTCTCTCCCATAGAACATCTTGATCTTGAACGCTCCCCTATGATATCTCAGGCGCTGGCGATACTCATACATTTTGTCATCGAGCATGATGTTCATATCATCCAAAAACTCGACCGCCCAAATATCATCGACAACAGGCGTTATATGTACCTTGGAAACAATGCGTTAGAACAGCTTTCCATCATCTCAAAAGATCGAAACGAGATGACGCTTTTAAAGATGCTTGACAAAAGCGCTACGGCAATAGGGCGCCGTCTTTTAAAAGAGAGACTTTTAAATCCCATAATGGACAAAGAAGAACTAACGCGCCGTTATAATCTGATCGAGAGGGTAAACTCCCACACGCGTTATCTTGAAGAGATCATGCGCGGAATATATGATATGGAGCGCCTTTCCCGCCGTTTAGATCTGGGACGCTTGCATCCTTTTGAGATGAATCATATCTATGAGTCGATGATAAACATCAAAGAGCTGATGAACTACATTAAAAAACACAAGATTCAAAAGACGACGTTTAGCGAACAGGAAGTAGACGAGTTTTTAAGAGATATCTCCAAAAGCATCGATCTTGACGTCTCAAGACGCTTTACCATAGCGACCATTGATGAAAACTTTTTGATGCGGGGTATCGATTCTGCCGTGGACACGCTGGTGGATGAAAACGCAAAAATGCTTCAGATGTTTAGTATCATCATGGAACATATTCAGGAGCTCATAAACGGCGTTACCTCAAACGGCTCGGGTGCGAACGTGGCTCTTGGCGTTCTTGAAAAAGAGGGGTATTACATCACGCTGAGTAAAAACAGATATTCGCTGATCGAGAGTGTCTTTAAAAGCCAGATCATCGACATTGAAGGGTTGCGGGTGAGTTTTAGCGAGTTCAGCGTTAAAAAACTGACGAACAACGTCAAAGTAACCTCCCCGTTCTTGGACGAACTTTCCGATAAAATCATGCGAAACAAGAGCAAAATAGTCGCTCTCGTCAAAGAGAGATATACTCAATTGCAAGCTGTTTATGAGCGCCGTTATGCACTGCTGTTTGATCGTATTATCCAGTATGTCGCAGATCTGGACGTGGCGGTGAGCTCCTCAAAAGTCGCGCAGATGTATAACCACTCAAGGCCGATGCTCGTGGATGTCAAGGAAGATGAAAATTTTATGCAGATCATGCAGCTTCGCCATCCGCTCATCGAGCTGCAGCAGCGCCGCGGCATCTATATACCAAACGACATTGTCATGGGCAGCCGCGAATACATGGATGTACCATATCCAAAAACGGTGATGCTCGATGTGCATGTTCATGACGGGCATGATATTAACGGCGTACTTCTGTACGGCATCAATTCAAGCGGAAAATCATCGTTGATGAAGAGTATCGGTATCGCCGTTTTGATGGCTCAAAGCGGATTTTTCGTGAGTGCTTCGGCAATGAAGTTCTCACTTTTTGAGTCTATCTTTACCCGCATCGTCTCACGCGACAATCTGGCTAAAGGGCTTTCCACATTTGCCGTAGAGATGGTCGAGCTCAAAAATATATTTAACCGAGCAAGCGTGAAATCCTTGGTTTTGGGAGATGAAATATCTCACGGAACAGAAACGCTCTCAGGCGTCGCCATAGTTGCAAGCGCCATCATAAAACTGGCAAAATTAAGAAGTATCTTTTTGTTTGCGACACACCTGCATCAGCTCTCTACGATGGCAGAGATTCGCAGGCTTAAGAACGTGGTAGACCTGCATCTGAGCGTAGAGTATGACGAGGAGAAAGATATCCTCGTCTTCAACCGTGTTCTTCAAGCAGGCAGCGGAAGCAGTATATACGGGTTGGAGTTTGCAAAATCACTGCATATGGACGGAGAATTTTTAGATACCGCAAATACGATACGCAAACGTCTTGCGAATGATTTTGACGAACTTGAGCTGCTTGTCAAGAAAAAGACAAGCAAGTACAACAAAGAGCTGTATGTTACAAAGTGCGTTATCTGCGGGGCAATGGCAGAAGACGTGCATCATATCTCGCAGCAGTCACTCTCGGACAAAGCAGGATTCATCGGGCATTTCCATCAAGACCACAAGCATAACCTTATACCGCTTTGTAAGGAGCATCATAAACTCATCCATGATGGAAAGATAAAGGTCAACGGGTTTATAATGACCTCAAAAGGTCTGCAGCTTGAGTATGAAGAGATGTTGAAAAGTCCGCAGGTATTTGCAAGCGAGGACGATGAACCTGAAATAAATATCATAGAAGAAAAAAGCCGGGAGAGTAAAAAAGAGAAAAAACCTGTTTTGGATGACTGGGATTTTTAGAACAAGGTTTTAAATCGGCTGACGACATTTAAAGATGGAGGTAAGTGATGAATTTAATAGAACCTGCAAGCTGTCAAGACGGCAGCTGCGAGATCAAAAAAACCTTTTACACCTGTCCGATGCATCCGGAGATACATCAGGATCATCCCGGAACCTGTCCGAAGTGCGGTATGGCTTTAGAAAAAGAGGTTCAAACTGCTCCGCCGCACACAACAAAGTATACCTGTCCTATGCATCCCGAGATCATCAGCGACAAA is a genomic window containing:
- a CDS encoding HNH endonuclease — protein: MLSSDIDRLLDQKNRLLTEIYFDLQNHFEEKYGNDTVVFMEIGTFFEVYEINNDDEQIGKAKEIAELLNIQLTKKNKSIIENSAKNPLLAGVPAVSFERYLNRLIQEQKYTVVVVKQRGKPPKISRYISQIISPGTNFDYTIDNDDNYIVSLLIDKHRDIYTVGYGAIDITTGKTWLYETHGSSEDPSYALDEVFNLLNIYKTSEVVLTFLDGVDDQRSVLNYLEIPEHYHYTVNHDIPRIDYQNELFEKVYQIQSLLSPIEHLDLERSPMISQALAILIHFVIEHDVHIIQKLDRPNIIDNRRYMYLGNNALEQLSIISKDRNEMTLLKMLDKSATAIGRRLLKERLLNPIMDKEELTRRYNLIERVNSHTRYLEEIMRGIYDMERLSRRLDLGRLHPFEMNHIYESMINIKELMNYIKKHKIQKTTFSEQEVDEFLRDISKSIDLDVSRRFTIATIDENFLMRGIDSAVDTLVDENAKMLQMFSIIMEHIQELINGVTSNGSGANVALGVLEKEGYYITLSKNRYSLIESVFKSQIIDIEGLRVSFSEFSVKKLTNNVKVTSPFLDELSDKIMRNKSKIVALVKERYTQLQAVYERRYALLFDRIIQYVADLDVAVSSSKVAQMYNHSRPMLVDVKEDENFMQIMQLRHPLIELQQRRGIYIPNDIVMGSREYMDVPYPKTVMLDVHVHDGHDINGVLLYGINSSGKSSLMKSIGIAVLMAQSGFFVSASAMKFSLFESIFTRIVSRDNLAKGLSTFAVEMVELKNIFNRASVKSLVLGDEISHGTETLSGVAIVASAIIKLAKLRSIFLFATHLHQLSTMAEIRRLKNVVDLHLSVEYDEEKDILVFNRVLQAGSGSSIYGLEFAKSLHMDGEFLDTANTIRKRLANDFDELELLVKKKTSKYNKELYVTKCVICGAMAEDVHHISQQSLSDKAGFIGHFHQDHKHNLIPLCKEHHKLIHDGKIKVNGFIMTSKGLQLEYEEMLKSPQVFASEDDEPEINIIEEKSRESKKEKKPVLDDWDF